Sequence from the Cryptococcus neoformans var. neoformans JEC21 chromosome 1, complete sequence genome:
AGGGATACCAGGGTTCTGGAGTACCTTCCGAACGGTTGCTATCATGGGTTAAGGCAAGATGGGTAGTAGCTAATGTAATGTCAACTAGAACCTGAGCTACTTCCTGCGGGCTGTTGAGTAGTTCCTCTCGTAATGTTGAGGAGTGTTCTGTTAAAGAAAGGATAGCGCGAAGGCAATGATCCAGATAGCCCAAATCCAAAGATCGCTCATCGGGTTGCAAGTCCTGCAAGTTTTGAGTATTACATGAGGACCAAAACTTTTTTAAAAGAATTGTATCACTTACCAAACCCTTTTCATAAAGATCAAAATGATCACTGACGCCTtttatttcttctttcaagaCTTCCAACATATTTGTCAaagccttttccttttcgaaATCGATTCCTGTAGCAGCCCACATTGTGCTTTGGCAGATTGCATTCAGAACACAGGAAGCCCAGTATCGTGTTGAAGACTAATGAACAATAATAATGCTTAGTATCCCCGAGTGGAAAGGAATGCTTATACTCACCCTGGAAATCTTCCAATTGTCTTTCAACTTCTCACATATTGTGCGCAATTTTGAGATCTTTTCGTATGAATGAGCTCAGACAAATGAAACTCTGGACATGAAGGCAATGACATACAGAGTTGGTAATTTTTGGTTTATATGAAAGGTCCAATGGGCCTTCACGGGCTTTTATCAGTttcaaaagaagagagacaCTTTTCTGAGAGTCATTATGCACAACATATTCCAAACCTGATCCGGAaacgaagaggatgcaCAAGAACACGAGGCATGCCGACTCCATTACCTGCAAGAAGTGAGCCGTGAGACATTGTTAAATGGGAAGGGTGGACGcacttcatcttcgcctGCACCAGTAAAACAATCCCATGCTTTGTCAACTTGACCGCAGATTTTCATTTTGCTCAGCCAATATTCATCTAACATATTTTGAAGTATATCCATCGCACTACGACGTTGGGTCAGCAGGAAATACAAGTGTCACGTATGCATTTACCTGGAGCGCTGGAACGATTTATTAGCAGCCGGGTCCGATATACCATCAAAAAGGTAGCCTAATTCGTCGATGAAGCGTCGATTCTCGCCTCTAGACCTCATGTCAGACACGGTCTCCGGCGCCCTAGCCTGGAGCATATCTTGTAGCAGACTAGCGGAACGGCTTGTATGCTGGATGGTGTTATCAACCTCATACCGCTGCCTCAATTCCACATAGCTAGCCTGTAGCTGAGACTCATCTCCTTGACTCATAGTGTCATACGACGACTGATCCCCGTCTTCAGGCCCCCGCGAAAGTTCAACCAGAATCGTCCGAACTTTACCATATGTTTTTTTGGCTCTTCCTCCCGACCCTGGATGCTGCATGATTTGAGGATGCACAGCAAAAGCAGAGTCTATGTCCACACCTTGAGGGCTAGGCTCTGCGGGAGAACTGGGCATTGATTGCGTCCTTCGTAAAGCTGAACGTGGCGGGGTTGACGGAGCAGTCACTATCCGCGAACTTGCGGGGCCAGCTTCATGGTCGTCCCTTCTATCTTGTTTTGACGGTGTAGATGGCTCTGAGACACCTAAGCTCTGAGTTTTGGTAAGCATACGGCGCAGACCCCCGGCTCTTGCTGAAGAAGTCGCATGGAAGCCCccagaggaaggaggaacagGTTGAAGATCTCCACTTTTGACGGATGCATGAGAACTCGCGCCGGAGGAGAAACCAGAGAATAGCTCTGATATCTCCCTGCGATTAACAAGTGAAGGTGAGAGTGGACGACCGCAGTTTCTAGTCGTATATCGATTTGAAGCTGGGGCCGAAGATTCAGATGAAAGGATGGGGGATTCACTTGACGCGCCTGAGCCGTGATTGTACTGTTGCGTCCTCGCCCTGGCCATCAGGCGAGGTCGTGTCCAGCCACTTTTGAGACGTTCTGGTTCAAATACGGCTGTTCCTTTCACTTGTGGGGACGGCGAGGTGGATCTGCTGGGAGGCGTGGGTGATCTGCTGGGAGGCGTGggtgagagagaagaggtgatATGGACAGCGCTGTCGTTGGCTTGATTTTGTGGTTGGGTGTCATTTGATAAGTTCCTGCTTCTCTCTTTGTTCCCAGGACTACCAATTTCTACATTCCTCCGTTTGGACCTGGAAAGATGtaattcatcttctccatgaCCGTTATCTGAGAAATCAACATCAGGTGTCTCCGAACGTTCCCATTCCGTAGCCCCaattttcctcttctctttatGCGCATTTGAACGCCGACCGTAAGTTCTTCTGGCGAGCTTTGTCGAAGTAACCGCGACGCGATTGATGTCTGATAAGGGCGCGGTAGGGCTGGATGAGTGCATGCCGAAAATAGTCGAAGTGAAGGAGAATGTGTTCGAGTGCTGGAGTGTGGAAGGCGGCTGGACTTATGATAAGACTATGGTAATTCCTGCGGGCTGATGGGGCTGGCTGGGTGAGGAGTTGAAACGAGTGTCTTGTTGCGAAATAAATGCATTTATCAAATCGCGGAACTCGGAAACTAAGCAAACGCAAGAGACGCGTCAGATGTCAACCGGAGAACACCAACCCCATataaagagaaaaaaatgaaacGAAAATGCAGCCACTTATCCATGGATTTTATGTATGGTGGGAATACGCTGTGGTTTGTTTTCTTCACATAAGACACGAGGACATCGGATGGTGGGGATGATAGCACTGTTTCCCAATCAACTATGTACATGTCACATAAATTATCGATTAAGAAGGGAGAACAGATTCGTCATTGTTGTTAGCGCATcggtcatcatcctcaagatCTGACATCCTGCACTCATGTCAAGGTCCCCCCTACAGGGTTGGACGTTGTTATCTTTCGACTGCCCTTGTAAAATTACCTAAAGTGGAAGTAGAGGGGTGTCCGAAGTGAAACCCCAATCTGAAGCTGCTGTTTTTGCTTCCAGGCATATGCTCCTCTTTGACACGcagatggaggagggtgtaagtgcagagcatTATACTCATCTATATTCCATGCATAGGCTCTATTCAGTTGCCATGCATAAGCTGTATACATATTCAGCTCCAATTGTGCTTCCATGCATAATAAACATTGGATTATGGCACATAATGCATGTGAGGTAGTGATAATTGGTTACATAGCACGCTTTTTCGGCTTTTGAGTCGCTTTGATAGCAGCGGCTTTCGCTTTGGGTTTTGAACCTTTGGCATCAGCAATGTCGGCTTCAAGGGCAAGCTATATTTTTGAATGATCAACCAGCTTGTAAGTAGAAGAAGGTACCGGCAACTTACCTGCCACTCAGCCAAGAAGTTGTCCAAATCCCGATCCCAGATATTGTTGGGACTGAGCTTGAGCAACTCGATGAGTTCTTGCTCCTTTGCATCCCTTTCTGCTAACAGCTTCTCAACCTATATGCTCTTTGTCAATTGCAAATTTGAACATATTTTTTCGATACACGCACTTTTTCTGATGTCAAACTCCAGATAGCCATACCCAAGAGGTAATCATAGTCGCTAGCTTGTCCTTCgtctccgtcttcttcttcctcggcaGCTTCgttttctccttcctctttggccctttctttcttgggAAAAGGTTTAAATTTGAGACTACGCAATTCAGCGACGATATCTGGCCGTCGCTTGCCGGAAACGACTAGCTCCTTAGTGATGATCATATGGACAAAGCGGGCCTGGTTGCTGAGTCGTTCAAATTGCCTGTTTAGCTCGTCGGCAAGGTGTTGCTTTTTGTTATCAGTCTACTAATCAGTGCTGATGGGTAAGATAACATACCTTCCGATGCCCATAGAATTCGAGGCGCTTGTGGAAGAATTCTTCCAATATCTCTTCAGGGCTGGCATATTTCTTGATCTTGCCGTTCAGGTCGAAACAGACCATGTTACCAGTACCAAGAGAAGTAGTAAGTTTGAATCGTTTGTCGAAgccttccttctcagcaTCGGCGAGGTTCTTCTCGGTCATATGGACTCGAAAATGCACTGTGGTATCTGTGTGGTGCTCCTCATAGTCCTATATGAAACTATGAGCCGCTGTCCCCCTTCCTGATCAGACACTGACCTTGATGGTCTGGGGTACTTTGTCGGTCCCTGTGGTCATCTCTTCAAGCATTTCCTTGAAATCTTGAGTCCACCTTCGAATGGGCAATTCGGTAATTTCGAGGGTAGTGTCATTAATCTTCTCGATTATGCCACTGACTTTGTACTTGTCTTGATCAATCCGCTCAATAAATCCCTGAAAAGATAACTCGCATTCAGCAAGGCCTCAGCTTTGACGTGTAATGCGTACTTTGAAACCTCTGAACCAGGGCGTCATTTTCTCCGGCTCCTCACCTCTCATCATTCTGCGCAAGTTTTCGACGATATCCACAGGATTGTAGTTTGGGATGGCAGTACTCCAACCTGATCATTGTTATTGACTGTGCAACAATGCCTGTAGCTGGAATGAACTTACCAGTACCAATACCATCTGCGCCATTGATCAATACCATTGGAACGGTGGGCATGAAATAGTCTGGTTCAATGCTCATGCCATCCTCGACCAAGTAGTTGAGCAATCCGTCGTCTGCAGGGTGGAAGATTGCTCGAGTCATCCGTGGGAGGTTTGTGAAGATGTAACGAGCAGAAGCAGCGTCTTTACCACCTGCAAGACGAGTACCAAATTGACCGTTGGGGTCCAGCAAGTTGATATTGTTACTACCGACGAAGTTTTGTGCTAAGCCGACAATGGTAGACGTCAAACTGGCTTCACCGTGGTGATATGCGGTTTTCTCCGAAACGTAACCGGCAAGCTGAGCAACCTTGATTTCTTTGGTGAGGTTTCGCTTGAAACAACCAAAGAGAACCTTTCGCTGACCAGGTTTGAGACCGTCGGCCACGGAAGGAATCGAGCGGATATTATCAGccatggagaagagaatcAGCTCCTTGTTGACAAAATCGGAGATGGGGAGGGATTGAACATCATGATCAAGGTAGGTACCAGGCTGCAAATAAATTCATTAGCTTTAATATACAATTCATTGTCACGCCTTAGCCCACTTTAAATTGACGCAACCATTCCTTACGATCATCGGCTTTTTTCTTATTGAACGCCATATCAATCAGTTGCCTATCCTCCGGCTGCATGGTCTCAAATGCCAAACGGTGTTTGTCCAGATCGCTGAAATACTTTTTGGCATCGGCAGAGGTACTGGTGCCCAGACCCTTATAGTACTTGGACTCCCATCCACGACCGTTGTTATTTTGGgctttccattcttcgtATTGTGGCATTGTATAGAAACTGATCTCTTTTTTGCCTTTCCAGACCTTAACAATGGGTGTGATGAACTCCACAAGGAAGTTGGGAATTCGAAGCAAAGAAGGGTAAAAGTGATCCAAGAAATTGATTATAAGACCCTTGATATGGGAGCCATCGTGATCCTGATCTTCAAGTCAGAATATTCGTGGGCATCTGGACGCTCATGCTCACCTGATCAGTCATGATCATCAAATGTCCATATCGCAGACTGTCAGCAGTGGCATAATCCTGGTTGTGCTTCAAGCCCAAAATCTGCTTGATATGCTGGATTTCCACATTCTTGACAATCTGGTCGTGACCAGCTTCGCGAACATTGAGAAGTTTACCTCTGAGAGGGAAAACGCCATACTCATCACGTCCGACAACTGCAAGACCAGAAACGGCGAGAGCTTTGGCAGAATCTCCTTCCGTCAGAATGAGAGTGCAGTTCTTGGAGTTTCGGCCGCCAGCATTGTTTGCATCTTCAAGCTTCACAATACCAGAAATCCTGAATGTTGTAGGT
This genomic interval carries:
- a CDS encoding DNA topoisomerase II, putative, producing MSDSEFDDFRIDDDGSESDYYVAPSKGKKAAVPKKKAPAAKAPAAKKAAPKKINKAPLASKKHPNESLSDAGSDTVCSPPKKKTKADDDDGDFGTESSAKAPTSNKNASEVYQKLSQREHVLKRPDTYIGSVEAITQPMWILNPETKTMVHRPITFVPGFLKIFDEILVNASDNKINDPTMDSIKVVIDREKNAISVYNNGRGIPVEMHTKEGVMIPELIFGHLLAGSNFDDDQKKLTGGRNGYGAKLANIYSHEFIVETADKVNSKKYKQIFSNNMSKKGTPKITDNKKGEEWTKITFKPDLERFGMNGIDDDTNALLMKRVYDMAGTVKDVKVFLNDERIKVKNFKQYVEMYLNASTTATSEAAGGAAVTKPPIIYEVANKRWEVAFALSDGEFKQVSFTNSIATTKGGTHVDMIATQLANKLMDQIKKKNKAAPVKPFQIKNHMWIFVNALIENPAFDSQTKENLTLKSSAFGSKCELSEEFIKKVAKTGIIDNVLNWARFKQDQILKKTDGTKRSRISGIVKLEDANNAGGRNSKNCTLILTEGDSAKALAVSGLAVVGRDEYGVFPLRGKLLNVREAGHDQIVKNVEIQHIKQILGLKHNQDYATADSLRYGHLMIMTDQDHDGSHIKGLIINFLDHFYPSLLRIPNFLVEFITPIVKVWKGKKEISFYTMPQYEEWKAQNNNGRGWESKYYKGLGTSTSADAKKYFSDLDKHRLAFETMQPEDRQLIDMAFNKKKADDRKEWLRQFKPGTYLDHDVQSLPISDFVNKELILFSMADNIRSIPSVADGLKPGQRKVLFGCFKRNLTKEIKVAQLAGYVSEKTAYHHGEASLTSTIVGLAQNFVGSNNINLLDPNGQFGTRLAGGKDAASARYIFTNLPRMTRAIFHPADDGLLNYLVEDGMSIEPDYFMPTVPMVLINGADGIGTGWSTAIPNYNPVDIVENLRRMMRGEEPEKMTPWFRGFKGFIERIDQDKYKVSGIIEKINDTTLEITELPIRRWTQDFKEMLEEMTTGTDKVPQTIKDYEEHHTDTTVHFRVHMTEKNLADAEKEGFDKRFKLTTSLGTGNMVCFDLNGKIKKYASPEEILEEFFHKRLEFYGHRKQHLADELNRQFERLSNQARFVHMIITKELVVSGKRRPDIVAELRSLKFKPFPKKERAKEEGENEAAEEEEDGDEGQASDYDYLLGMAIWSLTSEKVEKLLAERDAKEQELIELLKLSPNNIWDRDLDNFLAEWQLALEADIADAKGSKPKAKAAAIKATQKPKKRAM